The stretch of DNA CTAGAAAAATATGGAGCAACGGATATCATTAAAGTAAACGACGCTCAATTAGATGCTTTTTCAGCTAAAACATATGCTGAAGCTTTATTATCAGTTACTGAAGGAAGTATTTACGTACTATCTCACTCAAACATGGGAAGCAGCATAGGAGCCTTTTTATCTATAAAGAAACAAGCTACTTTAATTACCAATGTATTAAGCATTCCTAGTTCTATGTCTCCTTTTACAGTAAAAAGAAAGTCATTTTCAGGAAAAGGAATCATGGAAGTTACAGCAGCTACAGACCAAATAGTGGTAACTGTGATGCCTAACTCATTTGGAGCACAAGAAGCTGCAGGAACTGGATCTATTTCAGAGGCCTCAGCAACGACTTCTGGAAATACCATTACCGTAAATTCAATTGCCGAAACTTCTGGAAAAGTAAGTCTAAAGGAAGCAGATATTGTTGTTTCTGGAGGACGTGGATTAAAAGGTCCTGAAAACTGGGGAATGGTTGAAGAATTAGCTGATTTATTAGGTGCAGCTACAGCTTGTTCAAAACCTGTAGCAGATATAGGTTGGAGACCACATAGCGAGCACGTTGGACAAACGGGTATCGCCTTAGCTCCCAATTTATATATTGCAATTGGTATTTCAGGTGCTATTCAGCACTTAGCAGGAGTTAATGCTTCTAAAAAGATTTTAGTAATCAATAATGATCCTGAAGCACCATTCTTTAAAGCCGCTGATTATGGTGTATGTGGCGATGCTTTTGAAGTAGTACCTGCTTTAATTGAAAAAATAAAAGCAGCTAAAGCTTAGAAATACTTATAACTATTATATAATAAAAGTATCCTATTAAATTTAGGATACTTTTTATTTTTAATAAACTTGTGAACTAAAAAACTCCCAATAATTAAAAAAGTCATTGGGAGATAAACCTAAATATTTAATATGAAAAAAGTTATTTTAAACTTACTTACAAATTTCTTATAATTCAATCATTCAAAAATATAGATTCGTTCTTCTAAAATATATTCTAGACTAAATAACTGATTTATTATTTATTAACAAACCAAATAATACTCCTTAAAATCTCTTAAAGCTCTTTATAATTCTGTATATATCACTTTAATAAAAAAAGTCCCGAAACATGTTTCGGGACTTTATCTATATTGAAAAAAATTCTCTATTCTGCTTTATTTTCTTCTTTTGGTTTACGTTCAGGTTTTGGTAATAAAACTTTATGAGAAAGTTTCATTTTCCCTTTATCATACCCTAACAACTTCACATCAATCTTATCGCCAACTTTCAAAATATCTTCTACTTTTTTAACACGCTCATGACGTAATTCTGAAATATGAACTAAACCTTCAGTTCCTTTGGCAAGCGAAACAAATGCTCCAAAATCTTTAATCGAAACTACTGTTCCTTCATAGATACTTCCAACTTCAGGAGTAAACGCAATCTCATCAATAGTTGCAATCGCTTTATCAATTCCTTCTTGATCTGTTCCTAAGATTTCAATCTGACCAAATTCACCTACTTCTTCGATCACAATAGTTGTTCCTGTTTCTTTTTGTAATTCTTGAATTACTTTTCCTCCAGGTCCAATAACAGCACCGATAAAGTCTTTAGCAATCTCCATTTTAATCATCTTAGGAGCATGAGCTTTCACACTATTATTAGGTGTATCAATCGTCTCATTTAATTTTCCTAAGATATGCAATCTACCGTCACGAGCTTGAGATAATGCTTGCCCTAAAACTTCATATGATAATCCTTTGATTTTGATATCCATTTGACAAGCTGTAATACCATCTTCAGTACCTGTTACTTTAAAATCCATATCACCTAAATGATCTTCATCTCCTAAGATATCAGAAAGTACTGCAAATTTCCCTGTTTCTTCATCAGAAATCAATCCCATCGCAATACCTGAAACCGATTTTTTCAACTGAATACCTGCATCTAATAAAGATAAGGTTCCTGCACAAACAGTAGCCATTGATGAAGAACCATTCGATTCTAAAATCTCAGAAACTACACGAACTGTATAAGGACAATCATCAGGAATCATTCCTTTTAACGCTCTTTGAGCTAAATTACCATGACCAATTTCACGACGAGAAGTTCCTCTTAATGGGCGTGCTTCTCCAGTTGAAAATGGTGGGAAATTATAGTGTAAATAAAAACGTTCTTCTCCTTGGTAAGTAGGTAAATCAATCATATTAGCTTCACGAGAAGTTCCTAGTGTCACTGTAGCTAAAGCTTGTGTTTCTCCACGTGTAAATACTGCAGAACCATGTGTTGAAGGCAAATAATTTACTTCAGACCAAATTGGACGAATTTCTGTTGTTTTACGACCATCTAAACGTAATCCTTCATCTAAAGTTAGATTACGAACTGCTTCTTTATTCGTTTTATGATAGTATTTCGATACTAAATGACCTACTTCTTCTAGTTCTTCTTCTGTAAATAATGCCTCTACTTCTTCTTTAATTTGTGCAAATTTTTCAGAACGTTCATGTTTAGCAGAACCTGCTTTTGCTACATCATATACTTTTTGGTAAGCATAATCATGTACTTTTTTAGCAATAGCTTCATCTGTTTCTTCTTCTTCATATTCACGTACAGTAGTTACACCTACTTTTTCACGTAAACGTAACTGAGCTTCACATTGTGCTTTAATGGCTTCATGACCTACTTTAATAGCCTGAATCATTTCTTCTTCAGAAATTTCCTTCATTTCTCCTTCAACCATTGCCACTGAATCAGCAGAAGCACCGATCATAATATCAATATCAGCTAATTCCAATTGAGCCATACTTGGATTAACAATAAATTCTCCATCAACACGAGCCACACGTACTTCAGAAATAGGTCCTTCAAAAGGAATATCTGTAATAGTTAAAGCTGCTGAAGCTGCTAAACCTGCTAAAGCATCAGGCATTACATCTTCGTCATGTGACATTAATTGAATCATCACTTGTACTTCACAGTGATAATCCTTTGGGAATAATGGACGTAAAACACGGTCCACTAAACGCATTGTTAAAATTTCTTCACTACTTGGGCGGGCTTCTCTTTTAAAGAATCCTCCTGGATAACGACCTGCTGCTGCAAATTTTTCACGATAATCTACCGTTAAGGGTAAAAAATCGGTTCCTGGTTTTGCTTCTTTAGCAGCTACTACCGTCGCTAATAAAACGGTTTTCCCCATACGAATGACTACGGATCCATCAGCTTGTTTAGCTAAAAGACCTGTTTCCATTGTAATTTCACGACCATCAGGTAATTGAATGGTCTCCATAATTGCATTTGGTTTCATAAATTTTTACTATTTAAGAAAAGGGATTTTATCGGTACGCCAGCCGGTAATGCATAACACAAAATTATACCTTACCCGATGACTCGTTGATAACACTCCCTTTCGATTATTTGTAATTTATCTATTTAAAAACCAAAAAGAGGCTATTGTAAGCCTCTTTAAGATTTATTTTCTAATTCCTAATTCTTTGATAAGTTCTCTGTATCGAACAATATCTTTATCTTTTAGATAATTTAAAAGACTACGTCTTTTACCTACTAAACGCACTAACGACTTTTCAGTATTAAAATCTTTATGATTTTTCTTTAAATGTTCTGTTAGATGGTTAATTCGATAAGTAAAAAGTGCTACTTGTCCTTCTGTAGAACCTGTGTCTTGTGCTGATTTTCCGTACTTTGCGAATATTTCAGCCTTTTTTTCTGGTGTTAAATACATTCCAATATTATTTAATGATTATTATGTATGGCGGCAAAGATAGGCTTTAATTTTAAATTATGGATTATAAATTTTAAATAATTTCCAAGTCTTCAGGTTATTTTTTTAAGGCTTCCTTTACATTTTTCATTCCTCCTCCATTATACACCTCTTCTATACCTTTCTCTTGTAAATAGTCTACTACTCCTTGTGCCCGAACTCCTGAACGACAAAAAACAACAACAGGTTT from Flavobacteriaceae bacterium UJ101 encodes:
- a CDS encoding electron transfer flavoprotein subunit alpha (The electron transfer flavoprotein serves as a specific electron acceptor for other dehydrogenases. It transfers the electrons to the main respiratory chain via ETF-ubiquinone oxidoreductase (ETF dehydrogenase) (By similarity); Belongs to the ETF alpha-subunit/FixB family.), with protein sequence MSIIAFVDSYQKKIKKSAFEVVSYAKNIADQSGKGLKVVAFNVDDVSELEKYGATDIIKVNDAQLDAFSAKTYAEALLSVTEGSIYVLSHSNMGSSIGAFLSIKKQATLITNVLSIPSSMSPFTVKRKSFSGKGIMEVTAATDQIVVTVMPNSFGAQEAAGTGSISEASATTSGNTITVNSIAETSGKVSLKEADIVVSGGRGLKGPENWGMVEELADLLGAATACSKPVADIGWRPHSEHVGQTGIALAPNLYIAIGISGAIQHLAGVNASKKILVINNDPEAPFFKAADYGVCGDAFEVVPALIEKIKAAKA
- the pnp|PNPT1 gene encoding polyribonucleotide nucleotidyltransferase (Involved in mRNA degradation. Catalyzes the phosphorolysis of single-stranded polyribonucleotides processively in the 3'- to 5'-direction; Belongs to the polyribonucleotide nucleotidyltransferase family; Contains 1 KH domain; Contains 1 S1 motif domain.; KEGG: sru:SRU_1773 polyribonucleotide nucleotidyltransferase), with protein sequence MKPNAIMETIQLPDGREITMETGLLAKQADGSVVIRMGKTVLLATVVAAKEAKPGTDFLPLTVDYREKFAAAGRYPGGFFKREARPSSEEILTMRLVDRVLRPLFPKDYHCEVQVMIQLMSHDEDVMPDALAGLAASAALTITDIPFEGPISEVRVARVDGEFIVNPSMAQLELADIDIMIGASADSVAMVEGEMKEISEEEMIQAIKVGHEAIKAQCEAQLRLREKVGVTTVREYEEEETDEAIAKKVHDYAYQKVYDVAKAGSAKHERSEKFAQIKEEVEALFTEEELEEVGHLVSKYYHKTNKEAVRNLTLDEGLRLDGRKTTEIRPIWSEVNYLPSTHGSAVFTRGETQALATVTLGTSREANMIDLPTYQGEERFYLHYNFPPFSTGEARPLRGTSRREIGHGNLAQRALKGMIPDDCPYTVRVVSEILESNGSSSMATVCAGTLSLLDAGIQLKKSVSGIAMGLISDEETGKFAVLSDILGDEDHLGDMDFKVTGTEDGITACQMDIKIKGLSYEVLGQALSQARDGRLHILGKLNETIDTPNNSVKAHAPKMIKMEIAKDFIGAVIGPGGKVIQELQKETGTTIVIEEVGEFGQIEILGTDQEGIDKAIATIDEIAFTPEVGSIYEGTVVSIKDFGAFVSLAKGTEGLVHISELRHERVKKVEDILKVGDKIDVKLLGYDKGKMKLSHKVLLPKPERKPKEENKAE
- a CDS encoding 30S ribosomal protein S15 (One of the primary rRNA binding proteins, it binds directly to 16S rRNA where it helps nucleate assembly of the platform of the 30S subunit by binding and bridging several RNA helices of the 16S rRNA; Forms an intersubunit bridge (bridge B4) with the 23S rRNA of the 50S subunit in the ribosome; Belongs to the ribosomal protein S15P family.), with the translated sequence MYLTPEKKAEIFAKYGKSAQDTGSTEGQVALFTYRINHLTEHLKKNHKDFNTEKSLVRLVGKRRSLLNYLKDKDIVRYRELIKELGIRK